In Zingiber officinale cultivar Zhangliang chromosome 6A, Zo_v1.1, whole genome shotgun sequence, a single genomic region encodes these proteins:
- the LOC121997139 gene encoding uncharacterized protein LOC121997139 isoform X1, translating into MGKRKERRLAAMKAASRRVKLDLFAEPSGEMVTSSVHDEVGEDPDKDCQAEVPNSPSSSGKKKENPLSLLEQYSDDELDEESSKHPIQSAEENVSIDPLVQETVSVDVIAENKTNNVDDAVGLNDGQLGNTNNIESNDTIESDIASTAAQVSKGAPESQPVLDASGMQVVGDLAGSWKVVMHEQSNQYYYWNTATGETSWEVPHGLSLEVPTNGVNLSSTVEGQVNYPVLLQANIPVSNMHGGISSSIEPYGTVEMINTNGQKQATSNALLDYSRSSADLTSYEAEHTTKISEFYAMTDVQPASLVEYAQNLLHRLKTLPSCVDGHEWIAKEIELRISDCKALSSYGSSLIPFWWHIETQLKQLESVIAGAEVSSIPDESTVVNVGPSRIVEENTTLYNGETRCSIPDIDTNVMQTEPDMKKPENEDTACLGFTGVRTNICEETVNSIIKAELPTEDVDMDVEMEVDDETVAFHPTYQTTESPVPVEPTGQVGPASVSHPDEPNVPPPPDEEWIPPPPPDNEVIPPPPPEDPPEPSYPPPYADVLPPPPQDQYSLGYVLPSYNYYAPNGSEVTNLNYYMQGDGSQIVEAPQPYYEPVVSSTYPEIAVHVNQVEPMTYYDVSGGSVSHIPVVSGTASTGFYVEASAVSYGNVSSLNQAISVGPSSMESANKSVSPGKHDSDVSAVFKETSKSSLSAISDTSGVQIASKDLMNGSTMVAPPVSNKNKSKVLRTRKATIAVAPSLRSNKKVSSLVDKWKAAKEELHGEDDDDDEPVDALEILEKKRQKEIKEWHARQIATGEAQDNANFLPLGGDWRERVKRRRVEAAKSDVVESVSDAATDNAKKLPDLTELSKDLPSGWQAYWDESSKEVYYGNSITSETTWVRPTR; encoded by the exons ATGGGGAAGAGGAAGGAACGCCGTCTCGCGGCGATGAAGGCGGCGAGCCGGCGAGTAAAGCTCGATCTGTTCGCCGAGCCCTCCG GAGAGATGGTGACGAGTTCTGTACATGACGAAGTAGGAGAGGATCCAGATAAAGACTGCCAAGCTGAGGTTCCCAATTCACCATCTTCTTCAG GTAAGAAGAAGGAAAATCCTTTGTCGTTACTTGAGCAGTATAGTGATGATGAATTGGATGAAGAGTCCAGCAAACATCCAATTCAGAGTGCTGAAGAGAATGTATCAATTGATCCTCTGGTGCAG GAAACTGTATCTGTAGATGTTattgctgaaaacaaaacaaataatGTAGATGATGCTGTTGGCCTTAATGATGGCCAATTGGGGAACACAAACAATATTGAGTCTAATGATACCATAGAAAGTGATATTGCTTCAACTGCTGCTCAAGTTAGCAAAGGTGCTCCTGAAAGCCAACCAGTTCTTGATGCTTCTGGAATGCAAGTTGTTGGTGATTTGGCAGGAAGTTGGAAGGTTGTAATGCATGAGCAGAGCAATCAATATTATTATTGGAATACTGCCACAGGAGAGACTTCATGGGAGGTACCTCATGGATTGTCACTTGAAGTTCCGACAAATGGTGTCAATCTTTCTTCCACTGTTGAAGGACAAGTGAATTATCCTGTTCTTTTGCAAGCAAACATACCAGTTTCTAACATGCATGGTGGGATTAGTAGCAGCATAGAACCATATGGAACTGTGGAGATGATAAATACAAATGGACAG aaacAGGCAACTAGCAATGCTCTTTTAGACTATTCAAGGTCTTCCGCAGATCTGACAAGTTATGAAGCAGAACACACCACAAAGATCAGTGAATTTTATGCAATGACAGATGTTCAGCCTGCTTCACTTGTGGAATATGCTCAAAATTTATTGCATAGACTGAAGACACTCCCTAG CTGTGTTGATGGACATGAATGGATTGCAAAGGAGATTGAGTTGAGGATATCTGATTGCAAAGCACTTTCCTCATATGGTTCATCTCTGATTCCATTCTGGTGGCATATTGAGACACAACTCAAGCAGCTAGAGTCTGTCATTGCTGGTGCAGAAGTTTCTTCTATTCCTGATGAAAGTACTGTTGTTAATGTAGGACCATCTAGAATAGTTGAGGAGAATACTACTTTATATAATGGTGAAACCCGCTGCTCCATTCCTGATATTGACACAAATGTCATGCAGACTGAGCCTGATATGAAAAAGCCCGAAAATGAAGACACTGCATGCTTAGGATTCACTGGTGTGAGGACCAATATATGTGAGGAAACTGTGAATTCCATAATCAAGGCTGAACTGCCCACTGAGGATGTTGATATGGATGTGGAGATGGAGGTGGATGATGAGACAGTTGCTTTTCATCCAACATATCAAACTACTGAATCTCCTGTTCCAGTAGAACCAACTGGACAGGTGGGTCCAGCTTCAGTAAGCCATCCTGATGAGCCTAATGTTCCACCACCTCCAGATGAAGAGTGGATCCCTCCCCCACCTCCTGATAATGAAGTAATTCCTCCACCTCCGCCAGAAGATCCACCTGAACCATCATACCCTCCACCTTATGCCGATGTCTTGCCTCCGCCTCCCCAAGACCAGTATAGCTTGGGATATGTTCTTCCTTCCTACAATTATTATGCTCCTAATGGGAGTGAGGTGACAAACCTAAACTATTATATGCAAGGTGATGGATCCCAAATTGTTGAAGCTCCACAGCCATATTATGAACCAGTAGTATCAAGCACTTATCCTGAAATCGCTGTACATGTCAATCAAGTTGAACCCATGACATACTATGATGTTTCTGGTGGGTCTGTCTCACACATACCTGTTGTTTCTGGCACTGCATCAACTGGTTTTTATGTTGAAGCAAGCGCTGTAAGTTATGGTAATGTCTCCTCATTGAATCAAGCAATATCAGTTGGGCCTTCTTCTATGGAATCTGCAAACAAATCTGTATCACCAGGAAAGCATGATTCTGATGTTTCTGCTGTTTTCAAAGAGACTAGTAAGAGTAGCCTATCAGCAATTTCTGATACATCTGGTGTGCAAATAGCCAGCAAGGATTTAATGAATGGAAGCACCATGGTTGCTCCTCCAGTTTCcaacaaaaataaatcaaaag TTTTACGTACTAGGAAGGCCACCATTGCAGTTGCTCCAAGTTTGCGGTCTAATAAGAAGGTTTCCAGCTTGGTGGATAAA TGGAAGGCTGCAAAAGAGGAACTGCATGGGGaagacgatgatgatgatgaacctGTAGATGCTCttgaaattttagaaaagaaacgTCAGAAGGAAATAAAG GAGTGGCATGCACGTCAGATTGCTACTGGAGAAGCTCAAGATAATGCAAATTTCCTTCCTTTAGGTGGTGACTG GCGGGAACGGGTTAAACGAAGGAGAGTTGAAGCTGCCAAATCTGATGTGGTTGAATCTGTTTCGGATGCAGCAACTGACAATGCAAAAAAGCTGCCTGATCTGACGGAACTGTCCAAAGATCTTCCTTCTGGTTGGCAG GCGTATTGGGATGAATCCTCCAAGGAGGTGTACTACGGAAATAGCATCACTTCAGAAACCACATGGGTCAGGCCAACAAGATGA
- the LOC121997139 gene encoding uncharacterized protein LOC121997139 isoform X2 translates to MGKRKERRLAAMKAASRRVKLDLFAEPSGEMVTSSVHDEVGEDPDKDCQAEVPNSPSSSGKKKENPLSLLEQYSDDELDEESSKHPIQSAEENVSIDPLVQETVSVDVIAENKTNNVDDAVGLNDGQLGNTNNIESNDTIESDIASTAAQVSKGAPESQPVLDASGMQVVGDLAGSWKVVMHEQSNQYYYWNTATGETSWEVPHGLSLEVPTNGVNLSSTVEGQVNYPVLLQANIPVSNMHGGISSSIEPYGTVEMINTNGQATSNALLDYSRSSADLTSYEAEHTTKISEFYAMTDVQPASLVEYAQNLLHRLKTLPSCVDGHEWIAKEIELRISDCKALSSYGSSLIPFWWHIETQLKQLESVIAGAEVSSIPDESTVVNVGPSRIVEENTTLYNGETRCSIPDIDTNVMQTEPDMKKPENEDTACLGFTGVRTNICEETVNSIIKAELPTEDVDMDVEMEVDDETVAFHPTYQTTESPVPVEPTGQVGPASVSHPDEPNVPPPPDEEWIPPPPPDNEVIPPPPPEDPPEPSYPPPYADVLPPPPQDQYSLGYVLPSYNYYAPNGSEVTNLNYYMQGDGSQIVEAPQPYYEPVVSSTYPEIAVHVNQVEPMTYYDVSGGSVSHIPVVSGTASTGFYVEASAVSYGNVSSLNQAISVGPSSMESANKSVSPGKHDSDVSAVFKETSKSSLSAISDTSGVQIASKDLMNGSTMVAPPVSNKNKSKVLRTRKATIAVAPSLRSNKKVSSLVDKWKAAKEELHGEDDDDDEPVDALEILEKKRQKEIKEWHARQIATGEAQDNANFLPLGGDWRERVKRRRVEAAKSDVVESVSDAATDNAKKLPDLTELSKDLPSGWQAYWDESSKEVYYGNSITSETTWVRPTR, encoded by the exons ATGGGGAAGAGGAAGGAACGCCGTCTCGCGGCGATGAAGGCGGCGAGCCGGCGAGTAAAGCTCGATCTGTTCGCCGAGCCCTCCG GAGAGATGGTGACGAGTTCTGTACATGACGAAGTAGGAGAGGATCCAGATAAAGACTGCCAAGCTGAGGTTCCCAATTCACCATCTTCTTCAG GTAAGAAGAAGGAAAATCCTTTGTCGTTACTTGAGCAGTATAGTGATGATGAATTGGATGAAGAGTCCAGCAAACATCCAATTCAGAGTGCTGAAGAGAATGTATCAATTGATCCTCTGGTGCAG GAAACTGTATCTGTAGATGTTattgctgaaaacaaaacaaataatGTAGATGATGCTGTTGGCCTTAATGATGGCCAATTGGGGAACACAAACAATATTGAGTCTAATGATACCATAGAAAGTGATATTGCTTCAACTGCTGCTCAAGTTAGCAAAGGTGCTCCTGAAAGCCAACCAGTTCTTGATGCTTCTGGAATGCAAGTTGTTGGTGATTTGGCAGGAAGTTGGAAGGTTGTAATGCATGAGCAGAGCAATCAATATTATTATTGGAATACTGCCACAGGAGAGACTTCATGGGAGGTACCTCATGGATTGTCACTTGAAGTTCCGACAAATGGTGTCAATCTTTCTTCCACTGTTGAAGGACAAGTGAATTATCCTGTTCTTTTGCAAGCAAACATACCAGTTTCTAACATGCATGGTGGGATTAGTAGCAGCATAGAACCATATGGAACTGTGGAGATGATAAATACAAATGGACAG GCAACTAGCAATGCTCTTTTAGACTATTCAAGGTCTTCCGCAGATCTGACAAGTTATGAAGCAGAACACACCACAAAGATCAGTGAATTTTATGCAATGACAGATGTTCAGCCTGCTTCACTTGTGGAATATGCTCAAAATTTATTGCATAGACTGAAGACACTCCCTAG CTGTGTTGATGGACATGAATGGATTGCAAAGGAGATTGAGTTGAGGATATCTGATTGCAAAGCACTTTCCTCATATGGTTCATCTCTGATTCCATTCTGGTGGCATATTGAGACACAACTCAAGCAGCTAGAGTCTGTCATTGCTGGTGCAGAAGTTTCTTCTATTCCTGATGAAAGTACTGTTGTTAATGTAGGACCATCTAGAATAGTTGAGGAGAATACTACTTTATATAATGGTGAAACCCGCTGCTCCATTCCTGATATTGACACAAATGTCATGCAGACTGAGCCTGATATGAAAAAGCCCGAAAATGAAGACACTGCATGCTTAGGATTCACTGGTGTGAGGACCAATATATGTGAGGAAACTGTGAATTCCATAATCAAGGCTGAACTGCCCACTGAGGATGTTGATATGGATGTGGAGATGGAGGTGGATGATGAGACAGTTGCTTTTCATCCAACATATCAAACTACTGAATCTCCTGTTCCAGTAGAACCAACTGGACAGGTGGGTCCAGCTTCAGTAAGCCATCCTGATGAGCCTAATGTTCCACCACCTCCAGATGAAGAGTGGATCCCTCCCCCACCTCCTGATAATGAAGTAATTCCTCCACCTCCGCCAGAAGATCCACCTGAACCATCATACCCTCCACCTTATGCCGATGTCTTGCCTCCGCCTCCCCAAGACCAGTATAGCTTGGGATATGTTCTTCCTTCCTACAATTATTATGCTCCTAATGGGAGTGAGGTGACAAACCTAAACTATTATATGCAAGGTGATGGATCCCAAATTGTTGAAGCTCCACAGCCATATTATGAACCAGTAGTATCAAGCACTTATCCTGAAATCGCTGTACATGTCAATCAAGTTGAACCCATGACATACTATGATGTTTCTGGTGGGTCTGTCTCACACATACCTGTTGTTTCTGGCACTGCATCAACTGGTTTTTATGTTGAAGCAAGCGCTGTAAGTTATGGTAATGTCTCCTCATTGAATCAAGCAATATCAGTTGGGCCTTCTTCTATGGAATCTGCAAACAAATCTGTATCACCAGGAAAGCATGATTCTGATGTTTCTGCTGTTTTCAAAGAGACTAGTAAGAGTAGCCTATCAGCAATTTCTGATACATCTGGTGTGCAAATAGCCAGCAAGGATTTAATGAATGGAAGCACCATGGTTGCTCCTCCAGTTTCcaacaaaaataaatcaaaag TTTTACGTACTAGGAAGGCCACCATTGCAGTTGCTCCAAGTTTGCGGTCTAATAAGAAGGTTTCCAGCTTGGTGGATAAA TGGAAGGCTGCAAAAGAGGAACTGCATGGGGaagacgatgatgatgatgaacctGTAGATGCTCttgaaattttagaaaagaaacgTCAGAAGGAAATAAAG GAGTGGCATGCACGTCAGATTGCTACTGGAGAAGCTCAAGATAATGCAAATTTCCTTCCTTTAGGTGGTGACTG GCGGGAACGGGTTAAACGAAGGAGAGTTGAAGCTGCCAAATCTGATGTGGTTGAATCTGTTTCGGATGCAGCAACTGACAATGCAAAAAAGCTGCCTGATCTGACGGAACTGTCCAAAGATCTTCCTTCTGGTTGGCAG GCGTATTGGGATGAATCCTCCAAGGAGGTGTACTACGGAAATAGCATCACTTCAGAAACCACATGGGTCAGGCCAACAAGATGA